Below is a window of Cryobacterium sp. PAMC25264 DNA.
ACCCAACGGCGCAAGCCAGGTCGTGGTGCAGCAGATTTACGACCTGACGTTCCGGTACGGGCGGGCTGGAGAGGCATCGGCCCTCTCGTGGATGCTCTTCGTGGTGGTGCTCGCCGTCACCCTTGTGCAGATCCGTGGCCAGAAGAAGTGGGTGTATTATGCATGACGCGACGGTAGTACTGCGGCGTTCCACTATTCGGTCGCCCAAGCGTATGGCGCCTCGATCACCGGCCGCGCGTCGCAAGCTTGCCCTGTCCGTGCTGCTGCACGTGATCGTGATCGCCGGGGCCGCCGCGATGTTCTTCCCGTTCCTATGGACGATCATCACGTCGATCACACCGGGAGCGACGCTGACCAACGCGCCCGCGCTGATCCCCGAGAACCCGTCGCTCGGCGCGTACGAACGACTATTCGAGGAGCGTCCCTTCGGACGTGTGGTGATCAACAGCCTCGTGCTGGCGATCATTACGACGGTGGTGCAACTGTTCACCAGCTCGACGGCGGCGTACGCGTTCAGCCGGCTGCCGTTCCGCGGACGCGGCGTCATCTTCGGTGTGTACCTGGCGACGATGATGATCCCGTTGCAGGTGCTCATCGTTCCGCTGTTCGTTGAGCTCAAGACGTTCGGGCTGCTGAACACCTACCTCGGCGCGCTGCTGCCGACGTTCACGTCGGCGTTCGGTATCTTCCTGCTGCGGCAGGCCGTCAACCAAGTGCCCAAGGAGCTGGATGAGGCGGCGACGCTGGATGGTGCCGGGCACTTCCGGATCTTCGCCCAGGTGATCATCCCGAACATCCGGCCGGCGCTCGTGACGCTCGTGGTGTTCTCGTTCATGGGTAGCTGGAACAGCTTCCTCTGGCCGTTGGTCGTGCTGAGATCGCCCGAACTTCAGACTCTTCCCATTGCACTCGCCGGGCTTCAGGGCCAGTACGTAGCCGACTGGGACATCATCATGGCCGGCTCGGTCGTGAGCATCATCCCGATGCTCGCGCTCTACATCTTCGCCCAGAAGTACATAATTCAGGGCGTTGCCAGCTCCGGGATCAAGTAGCCCGAAGCTGTCAGGCACCACCCCCCCCTTGCACCGCGAACACACCATGAAATCAAAGGAGATTGCATCACATGAGCCGCAAGAAGCTATTCACAGCCGTGGGGTTCGCCGGCGTCGCTGCGCTGACCCTCGCCGGATGCTCCGGCGGAGGCGGCAACGAAGGCACCGCTGACGCCCCAGTGACCATTACGTATTCCAACTTCATCTCCAACAACGGAAACGAGAAGAACCTCGCCGCAATCGTCTCGGCGTTCGAAGAAGAGAATCCGACTATCACGGTCGAGGTCAAGACGCTGCCCTATGACGGGTACGACACCGCGCTGCAGACCGACCTCGCGGCTGGCACGCAGTCCGACGTCTTCGATATCGACGGATCGGGCAAGTACGGCATTCTCCAAGACAGCGGCGTGCTCGCCGAGCTCGACGGCTTCGACTCGGCGCTGTACTCGCCGGGGCTACTCGAGACCTATAACACCGACGGCACACAGTTTGCGTTGCCGACCTCGTTCTCTGACGTGGTGATGTACTACAACACGGACCTCTTCGATGCAGCCGGCGTGGAGTACCCCACCGCTGACTGGACCTGGGAGGACGAGACCGCGGCGGCCAAGGCCATTACTGATCAAGCCGCTGGGGTGTGGGGCGACCACCAGCCCGTCACATACAACGAGTTCTACAAGGTGCTCGAACAGAACGGCGCATCCTTCCTCAGCGATGACGGGTCGTCAGTAGCTTTCAACAGCGACGCCGGCATCGAGGCCGCCGAATGGCTCGTCGACAAGAGCGGGACGGTGATGCCGACCATCGAAGACGGACAGGGCACCGCCGACTTCGACACCAATCTATTCACCTCGGGCAAGCTCGGCATGCTGCACACCGGAACATGGATGTTCAACTCCTTCGCCGACACCCCCGCCAACTGGGACATCGTCGTCGAGCCGGGCAACACGCAGAGTGCCTCCGCCGTGTTCTCGAACGCGATCGGTGTCTCGGCTGCGAGCGAGAACCTCGAGGCCGCCCAGCTGTGGGCGCAGTTCATGTCGTCGTCCGATGCAATGGTCGACACCCGACTCGACACCGGTTGGGAGCTGCCGCCGATCTCGGATGACGCGAAGCTCGGCACCTACCTTGACAAGGGCAAGCCCACCAACCGCCAGGCCGTGTTCGACGCCGCCGACAAAATTGCTCCAGCGCCCGCGCTGGGCGACAGCGGTGCCGAGATCCAGGACGTGATGACCGGCGAACTGGTTGAAGCTCAGGCCGGACGCATCACCGTGCAGAAAGCCCTCGACAACGCCGAAGAGAAAATCAACGCGCTGCTCGCTGGATAGTTCGCTTCACCTGTTTATGTGGGGTCCCGGAGCCCGTCCGGTTCCGGGACCCCATCCATGACTTGTTCTTTGTAACCGCCCTCACTACCAGGAGAGACTCCTATGACCGAGACCACCAGCGTGCCCGTGCACGCCGAACAGGCCGCGTTGCGCACGCTCGCGCGCTCGAGCGTAAAGCTGATCCTGCAGCTGCAGGACTCCTCGGGCGCCTACCCGGCGAGTCCCTCCTTCTCGGCCTACGCCGGATACTCCTGGTTCCGTGACGGCGCCTTCATCGCCGACGGGATGTCGGCGGCCGGCGAGATCGAGTCAGCCTCACGCTTCTTCGACTGGTGTTCCCAGATCCTGATCGCCCGTGAGGAGCAGATCGAGCGCATCGTCGCCCGTGCTGACGCGGGCGAACCCGTGCCGGACGGCGAGATGCTCGCCACCCGGTTTACCTTCGGCGGTGAGGAAGGCACCGACGAGTGGTGGGACTTCCAGCTCGACGGGTACGGAACCTGGTTGTGGGCCGTCGCTGAACACGCCTCCCGTCATGGTCTCAACTTGGAGCGCTGGAGCGGCAGCATCCGTCTGTCCGTCGACTATCTGCTGAGCTCGTGGCAACGACCGTGCTTCGACTGGTGGGAAGAACACTCCGAGCAAGTGCACGTGTCGACGCTCGGGTGCATAGCAGCGGGGCTGCGTGCGATAGCGGATGCGGGGGTGTGCGACGAGTCGCGGATGGCTCCGATGCGGTCAGCGCTCGACGAGATCATTGCGACCATCGAGCAGCGTGGAATCACCGAGGGGCACCTGGCCAAGTGGCTGGGGTCATCCGAAGTGGATGCGAGCCTTGCGGCCACCATCGCTCCACTAGGGGTGTTCGCGGCGTCCGGACTCATCGGATCCCGCACCGTCGACGCCATCGCCGCACAGTTAACGATCGACGGTGGCACCCACCGCTACCTCGCTGACACCTTCTTCGGGGGAGGGCAATGGCCGTTGCTCAGCTGCTTCCTTGGCCTGGCCTACGCTGCAGCCGGCGACCGCCACCGCGCGCTCGACCTACTCAATTGGGCCGCGAGCACAGCTTCGGCCGAAGGCGCCTTACCCGAACAGGTCGGTGGGCATCTGCTGGACCCGACCATGACCCAAGAGTGGGTCGAGCGCTGGGGAAGCGTCGCGCAGCCGCTGCTGTGGAGCCACGCAATGTACATTCGTCTGGCCGTCGAACTCGAGATTTTGGAAGTGCAAGCATGATCCGGCACCGCCCGTTCGGCTCCGGCCACCCCTACTCCGTCGACACCGAGCAACGCTCGCCGATCGACCCGATAGCTGGCGAGCCCGTGGTGCTCGGTGTGCGCTCGAGCGGTGAGGTCACCGGCGTGACCGCAGAGATATCGGTGAATGGAGGACCGGTGACGTCGGTTCCGCTAGCACCGACCGTGCGACAGTCGCGCGGGCAGGCCGTCGACGGCGGACACCTCGCATCAGCGCAGGCGCGCTTGGCACGGTCGTCCGGCGGCTGGCAGATCACCCTCGGGGACTCGTCCGGCGGCGAAGGAACTTCGCTCGTGGCGGGAACAACGTACCGTTACCGCTTCACAGCAACCGGCATACAGCCGCAGTCGACGCGATGGTTCGAATTCCGGGTGGCGCAGTGGCGAGATGTCGATGCGGCCGTGGTTGGGGATCGCGTCGTCTGCGGATCTGTCTCGGTTCTGGACGACGGACAACGGATCTCTCGCGTTCGATTCGCATTGAGGCTGCAGGCGGGCGAGCACCTGACCGGTTTTGGCGAGCGATACGACGCGCTCGACCACCGCGGATCGAGCCTGGACTCGGTCGTCTTCGAGCAGTACAAGAGCCAAGGCGCCGAACGCAAGACCTACCTGCCTATGCCCTTCGCGCACGTCGTCGGCGGGGAGGGCTGGGGTTTCCACGTGCGCACGTCGCGGCGCGTGTGGTTTGATCTCGGGGAATCGGTGGATGACAGAATCTGGGTTGAAGCGGAGGTGGACTCTGCGTCGTCTGCCGAATCGGTTGAAACTCTCTTGGAGGTGGCAACTTATATCGGATCACCCACGCAGGTGCTCGACGCGTTCCTCACCGAGGTGGGGCGTCCGCGGGAACTGCCGAGCTGGGTATTCAGGCTATGGGCGAGCGCCAACGAGTGGAACACGCAGGCCGAGGTCATGAAGCAGATGGACCTGCACACAGAACACGACATCCCGGTCGGATCGGTCGTAATCGAGGCGTGGAGTGACGAAAGCACCTTCACCGCATGGCGCGACTCGCAGTACGAGATCAACTCTGATGGGGCCGCGCACTCGCTCGGCGACTTCACGTTCCCCGCCGAGGGTGCGTGGCCGGACCCGAAGGGCATGATCGATGAACTGCATGCCCGCGACATCCGCACGCACCTGTGGCAGATCCCGCTGTTGAAGATGCGGCCGCACCCGAACGGGCAGTTGAAAGCCGACGTTGAAGCCGCACTCCGCGAGGGCGTGCTCGTGAAAGAGGTCGCGGCCGACGGCACCGAGCGGCCGTACCGAAACCGTGGGTGGTGGTTCCCTCTGGGGCTCATGCCCGACCTCACCGACGAGCGTGCCGCTGCGTGGTGGACCGAGAAGCGACGCTACCTCGTCGAAGAAATGGGTGTCGACGGTTTCAAGACCGACGGGGGCGAGCACGCATGGGGTCGAGACCTCCGGTACCTGAACGGCCTAAAGGGTGACGAAGGCAACGGGTTGTTCCCGGTGCACTACGCGAAGGCCTACGGTGACCTGCTGGAGTCGGCGGGCAAAGCGCCCGTGACATTTAGCCGCGCCGGGTTCGTCGGCAGCCAGGCGCACGGCGCATTCTGGGCTGGCGACGAGAACTCCACGTGGGATGCGTTCCGGTGGTCGTTGTACGCGGGACTGTCCGCGTCATCCAGTGGCATCGTTTATTGGGGCTGGGACTTCGGCGGCTTCTCAGGCGAGGTGCCGGACGGCGAACTTTACCTGCGATCGGCTGCTGCAGCTGCGTTTGTGCCAATCATGCAGTACCACGCAGAGTTCAACAACCACCGGCTTCCGTCGGGTCAGCGCACTCCTTGGAACATCGCTTCGCGGAACAATGATGACCGGGTGATACCCGCATTCCGCAAGCTCGCTCATGTCCGGGAGCGGCTCGTGCCGTATCTGGCGGAGCAGGCTGCTGTATCCGTGGCAAGCGGGGCGCCGCTGATGCGTCCGCTGTACTTCGAGTACCCGACAGACGAGCAGGTCTGGGCTCACCCGCTGCAATGGTTACTCGGCGACGACCTGCTGGTGGCGCCAGTCACTTCCTCGGGCGCTGAGTCATGGGACACGTATCTGCCTGCCGGAGACTGGGTCGACGTGTGGACAGGTGCTGCGGTGGCAGGTGGACAGCTCGTGTCGCGTGAGGTGCCGATCGACGAGATCCCCGTCTACGCGCGTGCGTCCGCGTGGCAGCGGCTACGGTCGGTGTTCGCGGGTTAGTTGAGCTGCTGAGCGTACCCGACGGGGCGTGACCTTTTCCGGTCACGTTCCGTTGAGTGCTGGAGCGTTCGTAACGCCGTGTGGGGGAGGTCAACCGAACCGGCGTGTTCGCACCCAACACGAAGATACCGGCTAATTGTTGACATAATCATTAGTATCGGCACGTGGTGTCATGGGTTGAACCCGCCAAGCGGGGCCAAGTGCCAGGACAAAGCTCATCAAGCAGTCAGTCGCGTGGGCCGGAATCGCACAGCGACTGCCCCTGACTGAAACTCGTGGCGGTCC
It encodes the following:
- a CDS encoding carbohydrate ABC transporter permease, which translates into the protein MAPRSPAARRKLALSVLLHVIVIAGAAAMFFPFLWTIITSITPGATLTNAPALIPENPSLGAYERLFEERPFGRVVINSLVLAIITTVVQLFTSSTAAYAFSRLPFRGRGVIFGVYLATMMIPLQVLIVPLFVELKTFGLLNTYLGALLPTFTSAFGIFLLRQAVNQVPKELDEAATLDGAGHFRIFAQVIIPNIRPALVTLVVFSFMGSWNSFLWPLVVLRSPELQTLPIALAGLQGQYVADWDIIMAGSVVSIIPMLALYIFAQKYIIQGVASSGIK
- a CDS encoding TIM-barrel domain-containing protein, with product MIRHRPFGSGHPYSVDTEQRSPIDPIAGEPVVLGVRSSGEVTGVTAEISVNGGPVTSVPLAPTVRQSRGQAVDGGHLASAQARLARSSGGWQITLGDSSGGEGTSLVAGTTYRYRFTATGIQPQSTRWFEFRVAQWRDVDAAVVGDRVVCGSVSVLDDGQRISRVRFALRLQAGEHLTGFGERYDALDHRGSSLDSVVFEQYKSQGAERKTYLPMPFAHVVGGEGWGFHVRTSRRVWFDLGESVDDRIWVEAEVDSASSAESVETLLEVATYIGSPTQVLDAFLTEVGRPRELPSWVFRLWASANEWNTQAEVMKQMDLHTEHDIPVGSVVIEAWSDESTFTAWRDSQYEINSDGAAHSLGDFTFPAEGAWPDPKGMIDELHARDIRTHLWQIPLLKMRPHPNGQLKADVEAALREGVLVKEVAADGTERPYRNRGWWFPLGLMPDLTDERAAAWWTEKRRYLVEEMGVDGFKTDGGEHAWGRDLRYLNGLKGDEGNGLFPVHYAKAYGDLLESAGKAPVTFSRAGFVGSQAHGAFWAGDENSTWDAFRWSLYAGLSASSSGIVYWGWDFGGFSGEVPDGELYLRSAAAAAFVPIMQYHAEFNNHRLPSGQRTPWNIASRNNDDRVIPAFRKLAHVRERLVPYLAEQAAVSVASGAPLMRPLYFEYPTDEQVWAHPLQWLLGDDLLVAPVTSSGAESWDTYLPAGDWVDVWTGAAVAGGQLVSREVPIDEIPVYARASAWQRLRSVFAG
- a CDS encoding sugar ABC transporter substrate-binding protein produces the protein MSRKKLFTAVGFAGVAALTLAGCSGGGGNEGTADAPVTITYSNFISNNGNEKNLAAIVSAFEEENPTITVEVKTLPYDGYDTALQTDLAAGTQSDVFDIDGSGKYGILQDSGVLAELDGFDSALYSPGLLETYNTDGTQFALPTSFSDVVMYYNTDLFDAAGVEYPTADWTWEDETAAAKAITDQAAGVWGDHQPVTYNEFYKVLEQNGASFLSDDGSSVAFNSDAGIEAAEWLVDKSGTVMPTIEDGQGTADFDTNLFTSGKLGMLHTGTWMFNSFADTPANWDIVVEPGNTQSASAVFSNAIGVSAASENLEAAQLWAQFMSSSDAMVDTRLDTGWELPPISDDAKLGTYLDKGKPTNRQAVFDAADKIAPAPALGDSGAEIQDVMTGELVEAQAGRITVQKALDNAEEKINALLAG
- a CDS encoding glycoside hydrolase family 15 protein, with the translated sequence MTETTSVPVHAEQAALRTLARSSVKLILQLQDSSGAYPASPSFSAYAGYSWFRDGAFIADGMSAAGEIESASRFFDWCSQILIAREEQIERIVARADAGEPVPDGEMLATRFTFGGEEGTDEWWDFQLDGYGTWLWAVAEHASRHGLNLERWSGSIRLSVDYLLSSWQRPCFDWWEEHSEQVHVSTLGCIAAGLRAIADAGVCDESRMAPMRSALDEIIATIEQRGITEGHLAKWLGSSEVDASLAATIAPLGVFAASGLIGSRTVDAIAAQLTIDGGTHRYLADTFFGGGQWPLLSCFLGLAYAAAGDRHRALDLLNWAASTASAEGALPEQVGGHLLDPTMTQEWVERWGSVAQPLLWSHAMYIRLAVELEILEVQA